One genomic window of Quercus robur chromosome 6, dhQueRobu3.1, whole genome shotgun sequence includes the following:
- the LOC126733242 gene encoding 4-alpha-glucanotransferase, chloroplastic/amyloplastic isoform X1, with protein MAISSYLSLSHSLPSPSPKLYSYSSLLSSVPTATALLSFKPKPTTSSPFSCHFHDGGFSSLSAAVGEDLPDDYGEWFPKPDPENRRRAGVLLHPTSFRGPHGIGDLGDEAFRFIDWLHQAGCSVWQVLPLVPPGRKANEEGSPYSGQDANCGNTLLISLEELVKDGLLMKEELPKPVDTDRVNYSAVADLKDPLIAKAAERLILSEGELKSQLEAFRRDPNISSWLEDAAYFAAIDDSLNTFSWYDWPEPIKNRHLAALEDIFQSKKDFIDKFIAQQFLFQRQWQKVRKYAQTKGISIMGDMPIYVGYHSADVWANRKHFLLQNRNGFPLLVSGVPPDAFSETGQLWGSPLYDWKAMEKDGFSWWIRRLRRAQDIYDEFRIDHFRGFAGFWAVSSEAKVAMIGRWKAGPGKSLFDAISGAVGKMNIIAEDLGVITEDVVQLRKSIGAPGMAVLQFGFGSDADNPHLPHNHEHNQFVYTGTHDNDTIRGWWDILKQEEKSNVLKYLSINEEDDIPWALIQAALSSVARTTIIPIQDVLGLDNSARMNIPATQFGNWGWRMSSSMSFDSLEPEATKLRNMLSMYGRL; from the exons ATGGCGATCTCTAGCTATCTCTCACTCTCGCACTCCCTTCCCTCTCCAAGTCCAAAGCTCTACAGTTACTCTTCACTACTCTCCTCAGTTCCCACCGCAACCGCTTTACTCTCCTTCAAACCCAAACCAACCACTTCTTCACCATTCTCTTGTCACTTCCATGACGGCggcttttcttctctctccgcCGCAGTCGGCGAAGACTTACCAGACGATTACGGAGAGTGGTTCCCGAAGCCGGATCCGGAAAATCGAAGAAGAGCCGGAGTGTTGCTCCATCCGACGTCGTTTAGAGGACCTCACGGGATCGGCGATCTCGGCGACGAGGCGTTTCGGTTCATCGACTGGCTTCACCAAGCTGGCTGCTCCGTCTGGCAG GTTCTTCCGCTTGTTCCTCCTGGGAGGAAGGCCAATGAAGAAGGGTCACCCTACTCGGGCCAG GATGCAAATTGTGGTAACACTCTGCTAATATCTCTCGAAGAGCTTGTCAAGGATGGTCTGTTGATGAAGGAGGAGCTACCTAAACCAGT TGACACTGACCGTGTGAACTACTCAGCTGTTGCTGACCTAAAGGATCCTTTGATAGCTAAG gCTGCAGAGAGGCTCATTTTGAGTGAAGGGGAGCTTAAGAGTCAACTTGAAGCTTTCCGTAGAGATCCTAATATCTCTA GCTGGCTTGAAGATGCAGCTTATTTTGCAGCTATTGACGACAGCTTAAATACTTTCAGTTGGTATGATTGGCCTGAACCTATAAAAAATCGCCATCTTGCAGCTTTGGAAGACATTTTTCAAAGCAAAAAGGATTTT ATAGATAAATTCATAGCACAACAGTTCTTATTCCAAAGGCAATGGCAGAAAGTTCGCAAGTATGCACAGACGAAAGGCATCAGCATAATGGGCGACATGCCCATTTATGTAGGTTACCACAGTGCTGATGTTTGGGCAAATAGGAAACATTTTTTGCTA CAGAACAGGAATGGTTTTCCTCTTCTAGTTAGTGGTGTTCCCCCTGATGCATTCAGTGAAACTGGTCAGCTGTGGGGCAG CCCTCTGTATGATTGGAAAGCCATGGAGAAAGATGGATTTTCATGGTGGATACGCCGCTTACGTCGTGCACAAGATATATATGATGAATTCAGAATAGACCACTTCAGAGGATTTGCTGGCTTTTGGGCTGTCTCTTCCG AAGCAAAGGTTGCAATGATTGGAAGATGGAAG GCAGGACCTGGAAAATCCTTATTCGATGCCATCTCTGGAGCAGTTGGGAAGATGAATATAATAGCAGAAGATTTG GGAGTTATCACAGAGGATGTAGTCCAGCTTAGGAAATCCATTGGGGCACCTGGAATGGCTGTCCTCCAGTTTG GTTTTGGAAGTGATGCTGATAACCCTCACTTGCCTCATAATCATGAACACAATCAATTTGTGTATACTGGAACTCACGATAATGACACG aTCCGAGGCTGGTGGGACATTTTGAAGCAAGAAGAGAAGTCCAAT GTACTAAAGTATCTCTCAATTAATGAGGAAGATGATATTCCATGGGCCCTCATACAGGCTGCGTTATCTTCAGTGGCCCGAACTACAATCATACCTATACAAGATGTGCTGGGGCTAGATAATTCTGCCAGGATGAACATCCCTGCAACTCAG TTTGGAAATTGGGGTTGGAGGATGTCTAGTTCCATGAGCTTTGATAGCCTGGAGCCTGAAGCAACGAAACTGAGGAATATGCTTTCTATGTATGGCCGACTGTAA
- the LOC126733242 gene encoding 4-alpha-glucanotransferase, chloroplastic/amyloplastic isoform X2, with protein MAISSYLSLSHSLPSPSPKLYSYSSLLSSVPTATALLSFKPKPTTSSPFSCHFHDGGFSSLSAAVGEDLPDDYGEWFPKPDPENRRRAGVLLHPTSFRGPHGIGDLGDEAFRFIDWLHQAGCSVWQVLPLVPPGRKANEEGSPYSGQDANCGNTLLISLEELVKDGLLMKEELPKPVDTDRVNYSAVADLKDPLIAKAAERLILSEGELKSQLEAFRRDPNISSWLEDAAYFAAIDDSLNTFSWYDWPEPIKNRHLAALEDIFQSKKDFIDKFIAQQFLFQRQWQKVRKYAQTKGISIMGDMPIYVGYHSADVWANRKHFLLNRNGFPLLVSGVPPDAFSETGQLWGSPLYDWKAMEKDGFSWWIRRLRRAQDIYDEFRIDHFRGFAGFWAVSSEAKVAMIGRWKAGPGKSLFDAISGAVGKMNIIAEDLGVITEDVVQLRKSIGAPGMAVLQFGFGSDADNPHLPHNHEHNQFVYTGTHDNDTIRGWWDILKQEEKSNVLKYLSINEEDDIPWALIQAALSSVARTTIIPIQDVLGLDNSARMNIPATQFGNWGWRMSSSMSFDSLEPEATKLRNMLSMYGRL; from the exons ATGGCGATCTCTAGCTATCTCTCACTCTCGCACTCCCTTCCCTCTCCAAGTCCAAAGCTCTACAGTTACTCTTCACTACTCTCCTCAGTTCCCACCGCAACCGCTTTACTCTCCTTCAAACCCAAACCAACCACTTCTTCACCATTCTCTTGTCACTTCCATGACGGCggcttttcttctctctccgcCGCAGTCGGCGAAGACTTACCAGACGATTACGGAGAGTGGTTCCCGAAGCCGGATCCGGAAAATCGAAGAAGAGCCGGAGTGTTGCTCCATCCGACGTCGTTTAGAGGACCTCACGGGATCGGCGATCTCGGCGACGAGGCGTTTCGGTTCATCGACTGGCTTCACCAAGCTGGCTGCTCCGTCTGGCAG GTTCTTCCGCTTGTTCCTCCTGGGAGGAAGGCCAATGAAGAAGGGTCACCCTACTCGGGCCAG GATGCAAATTGTGGTAACACTCTGCTAATATCTCTCGAAGAGCTTGTCAAGGATGGTCTGTTGATGAAGGAGGAGCTACCTAAACCAGT TGACACTGACCGTGTGAACTACTCAGCTGTTGCTGACCTAAAGGATCCTTTGATAGCTAAG gCTGCAGAGAGGCTCATTTTGAGTGAAGGGGAGCTTAAGAGTCAACTTGAAGCTTTCCGTAGAGATCCTAATATCTCTA GCTGGCTTGAAGATGCAGCTTATTTTGCAGCTATTGACGACAGCTTAAATACTTTCAGTTGGTATGATTGGCCTGAACCTATAAAAAATCGCCATCTTGCAGCTTTGGAAGACATTTTTCAAAGCAAAAAGGATTTT ATAGATAAATTCATAGCACAACAGTTCTTATTCCAAAGGCAATGGCAGAAAGTTCGCAAGTATGCACAGACGAAAGGCATCAGCATAATGGGCGACATGCCCATTTATGTAGGTTACCACAGTGCTGATGTTTGGGCAAATAGGAAACATTTTTTGCTA AACAGGAATGGTTTTCCTCTTCTAGTTAGTGGTGTTCCCCCTGATGCATTCAGTGAAACTGGTCAGCTGTGGGGCAG CCCTCTGTATGATTGGAAAGCCATGGAGAAAGATGGATTTTCATGGTGGATACGCCGCTTACGTCGTGCACAAGATATATATGATGAATTCAGAATAGACCACTTCAGAGGATTTGCTGGCTTTTGGGCTGTCTCTTCCG AAGCAAAGGTTGCAATGATTGGAAGATGGAAG GCAGGACCTGGAAAATCCTTATTCGATGCCATCTCTGGAGCAGTTGGGAAGATGAATATAATAGCAGAAGATTTG GGAGTTATCACAGAGGATGTAGTCCAGCTTAGGAAATCCATTGGGGCACCTGGAATGGCTGTCCTCCAGTTTG GTTTTGGAAGTGATGCTGATAACCCTCACTTGCCTCATAATCATGAACACAATCAATTTGTGTATACTGGAACTCACGATAATGACACG aTCCGAGGCTGGTGGGACATTTTGAAGCAAGAAGAGAAGTCCAAT GTACTAAAGTATCTCTCAATTAATGAGGAAGATGATATTCCATGGGCCCTCATACAGGCTGCGTTATCTTCAGTGGCCCGAACTACAATCATACCTATACAAGATGTGCTGGGGCTAGATAATTCTGCCAGGATGAACATCCCTGCAACTCAG TTTGGAAATTGGGGTTGGAGGATGTCTAGTTCCATGAGCTTTGATAGCCTGGAGCCTGAAGCAACGAAACTGAGGAATATGCTTTCTATGTATGGCCGACTGTAA